The Desulfosoma sp. genome has a segment encoding these proteins:
- the hgcA gene encoding mercury methylation corrinoid protein HgcA, which translates to MRSAEPCCAPNLKPRSSCUPPKKTTQVSPPRMDQPFVVGCVDTAVGPVPRVSSVLTARDRRGAFQVRWGYKRTRSTVDPGLYALGNPSPKDPVLVTANYKLSFDTLRAALQGRHAWILVVDTKGINVWCAAGKGTFGTQEVIFRLKASRLEGIVTHRTVILPQLSAPGVTAREIKAQTGFAALFGPVEARDLPAYLDADFKATESMRRKKFPLKERLVLIPVELVHSLKWAMMIAAGFFILGGILGTGPFWESAWKTAMGPVSALLAGIVSGAVLTPVLLPWLPGRAFTTKGLFAGGFCTVFLWVLGHFQFLQPLELISWISGLLSVSAFLAMNFTGSSTYTSLSGVRREMRWAVPLEILLFLGFLGTWLWARCLAC; encoded by the coding sequence GTGAGGTCGGCCGAGCCGTGTTGTGCTCCGAACCTCAAGCCGCGATCCTCATGTTGACCACCCAAAAAGACGACTCAGGTGAGCCCTCCTCGCATGGATCAGCCTTTTGTGGTCGGATGCGTAGATACGGCTGTCGGACCCGTACCTAGGGTATCCTCGGTTTTGACGGCTCGGGATCGCCGGGGCGCTTTTCAGGTGCGCTGGGGCTATAAAAGAACGCGTTCCACCGTAGATCCCGGCCTGTACGCCCTGGGTAATCCGAGCCCTAAGGACCCCGTGCTGGTCACGGCGAATTACAAGTTGAGCTTTGATACGCTGCGAGCGGCCTTGCAAGGACGTCATGCTTGGATTCTGGTGGTGGACACCAAAGGGATCAATGTTTGGTGTGCCGCAGGAAAGGGAACCTTCGGCACTCAAGAAGTGATTTTTCGCCTAAAGGCTTCCCGCCTGGAAGGTATTGTGACCCACAGGACAGTAATTCTGCCGCAGCTTTCAGCCCCTGGTGTGACGGCTCGAGAGATCAAGGCCCAGACCGGTTTTGCCGCTCTTTTCGGTCCCGTGGAAGCTCGAGACCTTCCCGCCTACCTCGACGCCGATTTCAAAGCGACGGAATCCATGCGACGCAAAAAATTTCCATTGAAAGAACGCCTGGTGCTCATACCGGTGGAATTGGTGCACAGTCTCAAATGGGCCATGATGATTGCCGCTGGTTTCTTTATCCTCGGAGGCATTCTTGGCACGGGCCCGTTTTGGGAATCGGCCTGGAAGACGGCCATGGGCCCTGTGAGCGCCTTACTGGCAGGCATCGTCTCGGGTGCCGTCCTGACTCCTGTTTTGCTGCCATGGCTTCCCGGCCGAGCCTTTACCACGAAAGGACTTTTCGCTGGTGGTTTCTGTACTGTTTTCCTTTGGGTGCTTGGGCATTTTCAGTTTCTGCAGCCGCTCGAGCTGATTTCATGGATTTCGGGTCTTCTTTCGGTTTCGGCCTTTCTGGCCATGAATTTCACAGGCTCTTCCACTTACACGTCCCTTTCCGGAGTCCGCCGCGAGATGCGTTGGGCGGTGCCGCTGGAAATACTGCTTTTTTTAGGTTTTCTTGGCACATGGCTTTGGGCTCGGTGCCTTGCATGCTAA
- the cobM gene encoding precorrin-4 C(11)-methyltransferase, translated as MQSCEKSRGLDLTARNENAEPCFVFFVGAGPGNPDLITVKGQRLLREADLVIYAGSLVPSSLLGVCKPEAVLMDSASMTLEETHQAIMDAVRRGQKVVRLHTGDPSLYGAIHEQMQLLDDAGVFYEVVPGVSAVFAAAAELRCQLTLPEVSQTVIVTRAAGKTGVPEKESLERLATHGATLVIYLSVQHIDQVVRSLRDSYAPETPVVVAYRVGWPDQCLLRGTLDTIAEQVRRAGIRRQALIMVGKVLDQVRPRVRSRLYDGSFAHGFRDARS; from the coding sequence ATGCAATCCTGCGAGAAATCTCGGGGTCTTGACTTAACGGCACGGAACGAAAACGCCGAACCGTGCTTCGTCTTTTTTGTGGGAGCCGGTCCGGGGAACCCGGACCTCATCACGGTCAAAGGTCAAAGGCTTCTTCGGGAAGCGGACCTGGTGATCTACGCCGGCTCTTTGGTGCCTTCGAGTCTTCTCGGTGTCTGCAAACCCGAGGCGGTGCTCATGGACAGTGCGTCCATGACTTTAGAAGAAACCCATCAGGCCATCATGGACGCCGTGCGTCGTGGGCAAAAAGTGGTGCGGCTACATACGGGGGATCCCAGCCTCTACGGAGCCATTCACGAACAAATGCAGCTCCTGGATGATGCCGGTGTCTTCTATGAAGTGGTTCCCGGCGTGTCCGCCGTTTTTGCCGCGGCGGCTGAGTTGCGATGCCAGTTGACCCTGCCCGAGGTTTCTCAAACGGTCATTGTGACTCGAGCGGCCGGAAAGACCGGGGTGCCGGAAAAAGAATCGCTGGAGCGCCTGGCGACCCATGGGGCCACTCTGGTCATTTACCTCAGTGTCCAACACATAGACCAAGTGGTTCGATCCCTTCGCGACTCTTATGCTCCGGAAACCCCCGTGGTGGTAGCCTACCGCGTGGGCTGGCCGGATCAATGTCTTCTTCGTGGAACTTTGGACACTATCGCCGAACAGGTTCGCCGTGCGGGCATTCGGCGACAAGCTTTGATCATGGTCGGAAAGGTTCTGGACCAAGTCCGGCCTCGTGTTCGCTCTCGACTCTATGACGGATCCTTTGCCCATGGGTTTCGAGATGCCCGTTCTTGA
- a CDS encoding HDOD domain-containing protein, translating into MKPASSRTSLENLVQLSGDLPAMPHVASEALQKIADPNARAEDLQKILAKDPALAARILKLANSSFYARSRTIATLRDAVVVIGLKTVRALVLASVTRDLFDPFGLTEKLLWEHAVGCGLAARTLAVVLRFSKQEECFLAGLLHDVGQMILLTHRSESMRRIIEEVYNNPDLSFCVLEQETFGFDHAEVGRLLAVKWRFPEEIVEAIACHHHPASAKILPALTVIVHLANAYCHKLELGPVKKPDLDLSAVPSARALKLTPEKLSSIEAAIRHVVSTEALSFS; encoded by the coding sequence ATGAAACCCGCATCTTCACGCACTTCTCTGGAGAACCTGGTACAGCTCAGCGGAGATCTTCCCGCTATGCCGCACGTGGCTTCCGAGGCCCTTCAAAAAATTGCCGACCCCAATGCCCGTGCGGAAGATTTACAAAAAATTCTGGCAAAAGATCCGGCTCTGGCGGCTCGAATTCTCAAATTGGCCAATTCTTCTTTCTATGCTCGATCTCGAACCATCGCCACGCTTCGTGACGCGGTGGTGGTCATCGGCCTCAAAACCGTACGTGCCTTGGTTCTCGCCTCCGTAACTCGGGATCTTTTTGACCCTTTTGGACTGACGGAAAAACTCCTCTGGGAACACGCCGTAGGATGCGGCCTCGCGGCTCGAACCTTGGCGGTTGTTCTTCGCTTTTCCAAGCAGGAAGAGTGTTTTCTGGCCGGACTCCTTCATGACGTGGGCCAAATGATTCTGCTCACGCATCGATCCGAATCCATGCGTCGAATCATTGAAGAAGTGTACAACAATCCTGATTTGTCCTTTTGTGTCTTGGAACAGGAGACCTTCGGCTTCGATCACGCGGAGGTGGGACGCCTGCTGGCCGTCAAGTGGCGTTTTCCGGAAGAAATTGTCGAGGCGATTGCATGCCATCATCATCCGGCATCGGCCAAGATTCTGCCGGCTCTGACCGTGATCGTTCACTTGGCCAATGCCTACTGTCACAAACTGGAACTGGGCCCTGTTAAAAAGCCTGATCTGGACCTGTCCGCTGTTCCCAGTGCTCGGGCCTTGAAATTGACGCCGGAAAAACTATCCTCGATTGAGGCTGCCATCCGTCATGTGGTGAGCACCGAGGCTTTGAGTTTTTCTTAA
- the cobJ gene encoding precorrin-3B C(17)-methyltransferase yields the protein MRSSGSQSGSKRALDCGETENSQCHRRRGQGQLWIVSLGPGSSEHLTPRALEALQQAEVIVGYKTYVSLIEPLVQGKTLRTSGMRKEMDRCREAIHLALEGYRVALVSGGDAGIYGMAGLVFDVCQAQGVAVRDGSTYTNTPRDVLPVEVIPGVAAFNAAASLLGAPLMHDFASISLSDHLTPWKVIEKRLEAAASADFVLALYNPRSATRPDVLDRARAVLLRHRMGETPVGVVHKAMREGQRYWVTTLRDLVCEDVDMQTVVLVGNSQTYIWNGWMITPRGYLEKYGT from the coding sequence ATGCGAAGCAGCGGCTCTCAAAGCGGCTCGAAACGGGCGCTTGATTGTGGAGAAACAGAAAACAGCCAATGTCACCGTCGCCGTGGCCAAGGACAGCTTTGGATCGTAAGCCTTGGGCCCGGATCTTCTGAACATCTGACCCCTCGGGCCCTTGAGGCTTTGCAGCAGGCGGAGGTGATCGTCGGCTACAAAACCTATGTGAGTCTCATAGAACCCTTGGTGCAAGGGAAAACCCTTCGTACCAGCGGAATGCGCAAAGAAATGGACCGATGCCGGGAAGCCATTCATCTGGCCTTGGAAGGTTATCGAGTGGCTCTGGTCTCTGGAGGGGATGCCGGTATTTACGGTATGGCCGGGTTGGTTTTTGATGTATGTCAAGCTCAGGGTGTAGCGGTCCGTGACGGTTCCACCTATACGAACACCCCTAGGGATGTTTTGCCCGTGGAAGTCATTCCGGGTGTGGCCGCTTTCAACGCCGCAGCTTCCCTTCTAGGGGCTCCCCTCATGCACGACTTTGCCTCCATCAGCCTCAGCGACCATCTCACACCTTGGAAAGTTATCGAAAAACGTTTGGAAGCCGCGGCTTCAGCCGATTTTGTCCTCGCCCTTTATAACCCTCGAAGTGCCACTCGGCCCGATGTGCTCGATCGAGCCCGAGCCGTCCTGCTTCGTCACCGAATGGGGGAAACACCGGTAGGGGTGGTGCACAAGGCCATGAGGGAAGGCCAGAGGTATTGGGTGACCACCCTGAGGGATCTCGTCTGTGAAGACGTGGACATGCAGACCGTCGTTCTCGTGGGAAACAGCCAAACCTATATCTGGAACGGTTGGATGATCACCCCTCGAGGCTATCTCGAAAAATACGGCACTTAA
- a CDS encoding cobalt-precorrin 5A hydrolase, producing MGFEMPVLDVPRPIAVVSITRQGTGLALRLMEALPECTVYVPARHGFAVAMGAQPYGRLRDLFPLLWKDFRALVCIMATGIVVRSLAPLLRSKTLDPAVVVADERGHFVISLLSGHVGGANRLARIVASLLGGQAVITTGSDVSQKPALDTMALASGLVMEDMTWAPRITTAILDEEPFWIYDPDGHLAPYRTAIQSAVWMSRSMPVSEMDAFQPAESWEISGAFGDMPKVDPTQVPGVWVSERRKPQLWRAVVLRPRCLVVGVGCNRNTSAQEIIEAIGHVFERFQLAVSSVRTLASVDLKEGEPGLREAARKLGWPIVFFSKETLQTQQVPNPSLMVHRHIGVFSVCEAAALKAARNGRLIVEKQKTANVTVAVAKDSFGS from the coding sequence ATGGGTTTCGAGATGCCCGTTCTTGATGTGCCTCGCCCTATCGCCGTGGTGTCCATCACGCGGCAAGGAACGGGCTTGGCTTTGCGACTCATGGAAGCCTTGCCTGAATGCACGGTTTATGTGCCGGCACGGCATGGGTTTGCCGTGGCCATGGGGGCTCAACCGTACGGAAGGCTTCGCGACCTTTTTCCACTGTTATGGAAGGATTTCCGGGCTTTGGTTTGTATTATGGCTACAGGGATCGTTGTGCGTTCGCTCGCTCCTCTGCTGCGCTCGAAGACACTGGACCCTGCAGTCGTGGTGGCGGATGAACGGGGCCATTTTGTGATCAGCTTGCTTTCCGGGCATGTGGGAGGTGCCAACAGGCTGGCGCGGATCGTGGCCTCCCTTCTGGGAGGGCAGGCTGTGATTACGACGGGATCCGATGTGTCCCAAAAGCCCGCTCTGGATACCATGGCTTTGGCATCGGGTTTGGTCATGGAAGACATGACCTGGGCGCCTCGGATCACGACGGCCATCCTGGACGAAGAACCTTTCTGGATTTACGACCCTGATGGGCACCTGGCTCCTTATCGTACTGCGATCCAGAGCGCTGTGTGGATGTCAAGGTCGATGCCTGTGTCTGAAATGGATGCCTTCCAGCCGGCCGAGTCTTGGGAGATTTCAGGGGCCTTTGGGGATATGCCCAAGGTGGATCCGACCCAGGTTCCTGGAGTATGGGTGTCAGAACGGCGAAAACCCCAACTATGGCGTGCCGTCGTGCTACGACCTCGGTGTTTGGTGGTCGGTGTCGGCTGTAACCGAAACACTTCGGCACAGGAAATCATCGAAGCCATTGGACATGTCTTTGAGCGGTTCCAGTTGGCTGTGTCATCGGTGCGTACTTTGGCCAGTGTCGATCTGAAAGAGGGAGAACCCGGGCTTCGAGAAGCGGCTCGAAAATTGGGCTGGCCCATCGTTTTTTTTTCCAAGGAAACATTGCAAACACAACAGGTGCCCAACCCTTCATTGATGGTGCACCGACACATAGGAGTTTTTAGCGTATGCGAAGCAGCGGCTCTCAAAGCGGCTCGAAACGGGCGCTTGATTGTGGAGAAACAGAAAACAGCCAATGTCACCGTCGCCGTGGCCAAGGACAGCTTTGGATCGTAA
- a CDS encoding zinc ribbon domain-containing protein — protein MPTYEYQCQSCQKEFTIIQSISEHGKNPVHCPECRSTQVKQLMSIFTAQTSKKS, from the coding sequence ATGCCCACGTACGAGTACCAATGCCAGTCGTGCCAAAAGGAATTTACCATCATACAGAGCATTTCGGAGCACGGGAAAAATCCCGTACACTGCCCTGAATGCCGAAGCACCCAAGTAAAGCAGCTCATGTCTATTTTTACGGCCCAAACGAGCAAAAAAAGCTGA
- a CDS encoding NifB/NifX family molybdenum-iron cluster-binding protein gives MIVAVSSTGKDLEAQVDPRFGRAGYFLLVDTETMAFEVLSNSQNLQAAQGAGVQAASLVARHKPSAVLTGNCGPKAFQVLQAAGIPVFTGVSGSVKDAVASYKEGCWKRAGAPNVEGHWS, from the coding sequence ATGATTGTCGCTGTAAGCAGTACGGGAAAAGATCTGGAGGCTCAAGTAGACCCAAGGTTTGGTCGGGCCGGCTATTTTCTATTGGTGGACACCGAAACCATGGCCTTTGAAGTGCTATCGAACAGTCAAAACCTTCAAGCAGCCCAGGGTGCCGGCGTTCAAGCGGCATCCCTGGTGGCACGACATAAGCCGTCCGCGGTCCTTACAGGAAACTGTGGTCCTAAAGCATTTCAGGTGCTGCAGGCTGCAGGCATACCCGTCTTTACAGGTGTTTCAGGATCGGTGAAAGACGCGGTGGCAAGTTACAAGGAGGGGTGTTGGAAGCGCGCCGGCGCACCAAATGTGGAAGGGCACTGGAGCTGA
- a CDS encoding dihydrofolate reductase family protein, with amino-acid sequence MEVTVLMAMTLDGKIAKRPDHFPDWTPSEDKKFFAKRTRKAGVVIMGFRTFQTLKKPLPDRLNVVMTRDPLRTSTGNNVVFTTESPRNVLTWLKSLGYTEVILAGGAVVNSLFAAEGLIDRLIVTVSPKIFGIGLSLFVPEISMDLELETLDRLGKDLVVLSYRVLRSEKI; translated from the coding sequence ATGGAAGTCACCGTCCTTATGGCCATGACCCTCGACGGTAAGATCGCGAAACGCCCGGACCATTTCCCGGATTGGACGCCTTCAGAAGACAAGAAATTCTTCGCGAAGCGCACTCGCAAGGCTGGAGTGGTCATCATGGGCTTTCGTACGTTTCAAACCCTGAAAAAGCCGCTTCCAGATCGTCTCAATGTGGTCATGACTCGGGACCCTTTACGGACCTCCACCGGGAACAACGTGGTCTTTACCACCGAATCACCCCGTAACGTCCTTACCTGGCTGAAATCCTTGGGATACACAGAAGTCATTTTGGCCGGGGGTGCCGTTGTCAATTCCCTTTTTGCCGCCGAAGGCCTTATCGACCGTCTCATCGTCACGGTGTCTCCAAAAATCTTCGGCATCGGTCTTTCCCTGTTTGTTCCCGAAATTTCCATGGACCTGGAATTGGAAACGTTGGATCGCCTTGGAAAGGATTTGGTTGTTCTGAGCTATCGCGTTCTCAGGTCGGAAAAGATCTGA
- a CDS encoding MFS transporter, translating to MFLGMPAGRWWILLFSRLWLNAGVRLAYPFLPTIARGLGLSMEQAGFLVAVRSFVGLLSILFGLLTEKKGEKLGLLLGLFFLAIGGLCIGSRASYAWVLIGFIFTGLAHAAYNPSVQSYVSAHVPYALRARALGFLESSWSASWFVGMPLGGFLIAHYGWHVPYVAVGVMGIFLLLLTARMPAAPQSHPEIFHSSRASCAAQKSAPSRNITPATLKASCPVRSHESIPESADLRFTSLSDKTPANLEKSPLSDQVPASQNSTASKVLAVVSHPRLWPALCVTFFALLANESLMIVYGAWVEFRFSVGIGSLGLLSTGIGIMELAAELSVALVVDRLGKKRALAAGLLGASACYAALFIAQSSLALSVVVFGGIAYFFEFTVVSSFPYMSEIDPNARKRWLSANYSLMVAGRVIGALVGPWLWEHTHTLQGHMSLSFLATMVALVFLRLAPNPDSRTRKESIQP from the coding sequence TTGTTCCTGGGAATGCCGGCTGGTCGCTGGTGGATTTTGCTTTTCAGTCGGCTCTGGCTTAATGCTGGAGTGCGCCTGGCTTATCCTTTTCTTCCCACCATTGCCCGGGGTCTGGGCCTGAGTATGGAACAGGCCGGGTTTTTGGTGGCTGTTCGATCCTTTGTGGGCCTCCTGAGCATCCTCTTTGGTCTTCTCACCGAAAAGAAGGGGGAAAAGCTCGGCCTGCTTCTCGGCCTTTTTTTTCTTGCCATAGGTGGTTTGTGTATCGGATCTCGAGCAAGCTATGCGTGGGTTCTGATCGGTTTCATTTTTACGGGTCTTGCCCATGCCGCCTATAACCCCTCCGTGCAATCTTACGTAAGCGCCCACGTGCCGTATGCGCTTCGAGCTCGAGCCTTGGGGTTTCTGGAATCATCTTGGTCAGCGTCGTGGTTTGTGGGCATGCCCCTCGGGGGATTCTTGATCGCTCACTACGGCTGGCATGTGCCCTACGTAGCCGTGGGCGTGATGGGGATTTTTCTCTTGCTGCTCACAGCGCGCATGCCGGCTGCGCCGCAAAGTCATCCAGAAATCTTTCATTCGTCACGAGCTTCTTGTGCCGCCCAAAAATCCGCTCCTTCAAGAAACATCACTCCAGCCACCTTGAAGGCTTCTTGCCCAGTTCGAAGTCACGAATCTATTCCCGAAAGCGCGGACCTTCGGTTCACCTCTCTTTCGGACAAGACACCCGCGAATCTCGAAAAATCGCCGTTGTCGGATCAAGTTCCAGCATCCCAGAACAGCACGGCCTCTAAAGTGTTGGCGGTCGTCTCGCATCCAAGGCTCTGGCCCGCCTTGTGTGTGACTTTTTTTGCGCTGCTTGCCAACGAAAGCCTTATGATCGTTTACGGGGCCTGGGTGGAATTTCGCTTCTCCGTGGGAATCGGCTCTTTAGGGCTTCTTTCCACAGGTATCGGCATCATGGAATTGGCAGCGGAATTGAGCGTGGCCTTAGTGGTGGACCGGTTGGGAAAAAAGCGGGCTTTGGCTGCCGGCCTTTTGGGAGCCTCCGCATGCTATGCGGCTCTTTTTATTGCGCAAAGCTCCCTTGCCCTTTCCGTGGTCGTTTTCGGCGGCATCGCCTATTTCTTTGAATTTACCGTAGTGAGCTCCTTTCCTTACATGTCCGAAATCGATCCCAACGCACGAAAACGCTGGCTTTCCGCCAACTACAGTCTCATGGTGGCCGGTCGTGTGATAGGAGCTTTGGTGGGTCCGTGGCTCTGGGAACACACCCACACGCTTCAGGGACACATGAGCCTATCCTTTCTGGCCACGATGGTTGCCTTGGTCTTTCTGCGCCTGGCTCCAAATCCGGATTCCCGCACAAGGAAGGAGTCCATCCAGCCCTAA
- the msrB gene encoding peptide-methionine (R)-S-oxide reductase MsrB: MTKSEERRETATFAGGCFWCVESDFEKVDGVLEVVSGYTGGYLESPTYEQVSSGRSGHVEAVQVIYDPTKVSYEQLLDVFWRHIDPTDPDGQFVDRGPQYRTAIFYHNEEQQRLAEASRQKLEASGRFSKPIVTEILPLQKFYPAEEYHQDFHAKSPQRYHLYRANSGRDAFLKKVWKQKPVSNVPPCMSDCPWRKPDDEELRKRLTPMQYKVTQQSGTEPPFQNEYWDNKKPGIYVDVVSGEPLFSSLDKFDSGTGWPSFTRPLDPDHVVERQDRSLFMVRTEVRSRYGDSHLGHVFDDGPPPTGRRYCINSAALRFIPAEDLEKEGYGRYAPLFQNK, from the coding sequence ATGACAAAAAGCGAGGAACGAAGGGAAACGGCAACCTTTGCCGGCGGTTGTTTCTGGTGTGTGGAATCGGATTTTGAAAAGGTGGACGGGGTCCTTGAAGTGGTTTCAGGATATACGGGAGGTTATCTGGAAAGCCCGACCTATGAGCAGGTGTCCTCTGGGCGTTCCGGACACGTGGAAGCCGTTCAAGTTATCTACGATCCCACAAAGGTTTCTTATGAACAGCTCCTGGATGTTTTCTGGCGCCATATTGATCCCACGGATCCCGATGGACAGTTTGTGGACCGTGGTCCCCAATACAGGACAGCGATTTTTTACCACAACGAGGAACAACAGCGCCTTGCGGAAGCATCGCGCCAAAAACTGGAAGCTTCGGGCAGATTTTCTAAACCTATTGTGACGGAAATTCTTCCGTTGCAAAAGTTCTATCCAGCAGAAGAGTATCATCAAGATTTTCATGCCAAGTCGCCTCAAAGGTACCATCTTTATCGAGCAAACTCCGGGCGGGATGCCTTTCTGAAAAAGGTATGGAAGCAGAAGCCGGTCTCCAACGTGCCGCCTTGTATGTCAGACTGTCCATGGCGCAAGCCGGACGATGAAGAACTGCGCAAACGCTTGACTCCCATGCAATATAAGGTCACGCAGCAGAGCGGCACGGAACCCCCGTTTCAGAACGAGTATTGGGATAACAAGAAACCGGGAATTTATGTGGATGTTGTCTCAGGAGAACCTTTGTTCAGTTCCCTGGACAAGTTCGATTCCGGCACCGGCTGGCCTAGTTTTACACGACCTTTGGACCCCGATCACGTCGTGGAGCGTCAAGATCGTTCTCTTTTCATGGTGCGCACGGAAGTACGAAGCCGTTACGGCGATTCGCATCTGGGTCATGTGTTCGATGACGGACCGCCGCCCACCGGACGCCGCTACTGTATCAATTCGGCAGCCCTTCGTTTTATTCCAGCCGAAGATTTGGAAAAGGAAGGCTACGGCCGGTATGCACCGTTGTTTCAGAATAAATAA
- a CDS encoding iron-sulfur cluster carrier protein MrpORP: MSGSVSREEVACSGKKKHCVEEEVARLRHQFRHITHKLLVMSGKGGVGKSSVAAGLAAALSHKGYRVGLLDVDLHGPSIPKILGLQGSFELDDQKRLMPRALSENLSVVSMQFLLDDPDAAVIWRGPVKHGVIKQFIGQVHWGRLDYLIIDCPPGTGDEPLSVAQTIPDVHAVIVTTPQEIALQDVRKSINFCRKAHVPILGLVENMSALHCPHCGQQVHVFGFGGGRRTAERMQVPFLASLPFDLDVVTSSDAGAMLNLFNQGQSPFAEALLNLAQNVIERCSVPEETPSREAEKITNSKTPGMKNDLFRIAIPMAHGTLCQHFGHCESFVFIDVLGSEVQNRVEVTPPPHEPGLLPRWLADQGVRLVIAGGMGQRAISLFQERGIEVLTGAPAKDPYALVRDYLKGTLVCGPNVCDH, translated from the coding sequence ATGAGCGGCTCTGTGTCTCGCGAAGAGGTCGCCTGTTCCGGAAAGAAGAAACACTGCGTGGAGGAGGAGGTTGCGCGGCTACGCCATCAGTTCCGTCATATCACCCATAAACTCTTGGTCATGAGCGGAAAGGGAGGAGTGGGCAAAAGCAGTGTGGCGGCCGGGCTGGCCGCTGCTTTGAGCCATAAAGGCTACCGTGTGGGATTGCTGGATGTGGATCTTCACGGCCCCAGTATTCCGAAAATATTGGGTCTCCAAGGATCCTTTGAGCTGGACGATCAAAAGCGTCTGATGCCTCGCGCCTTGTCCGAGAACCTCTCCGTAGTTTCCATGCAGTTTCTCTTGGATGACCCCGACGCCGCCGTTATTTGGCGGGGACCTGTCAAGCACGGTGTCATCAAACAGTTTATCGGCCAAGTGCATTGGGGGCGCTTGGATTACCTGATCATCGACTGTCCTCCGGGCACAGGTGATGAGCCTTTGAGCGTTGCTCAGACCATTCCCGATGTGCATGCCGTGATTGTTACGACACCGCAAGAAATCGCACTCCAAGACGTTCGCAAATCCATCAATTTCTGCCGCAAAGCCCATGTGCCCATATTAGGTTTGGTGGAAAACATGAGCGCTCTTCACTGTCCTCACTGCGGCCAGCAAGTTCATGTTTTCGGCTTCGGAGGAGGCCGACGCACCGCGGAAAGAATGCAGGTGCCCTTTCTTGCAAGCCTTCCCTTTGACCTGGATGTGGTGACTTCCTCAGACGCCGGAGCCATGCTTAATCTGTTCAATCAGGGCCAAAGCCCCTTTGCCGAAGCTCTTCTCAATTTGGCGCAAAACGTTATCGAACGCTGTTCTGTTCCAGAGGAAACACCGAGCAGGGAGGCAGAAAAAATAACAAATTCGAAAACGCCTGGCATGAAAAACGATCTTTTCCGCATTGCCATTCCAATGGCCCATGGCACCCTATGCCAACATTTCGGGCATTGCGAAAGTTTCGTGTTTATCGATGTTTTGGGTTCCGAGGTTCAAAACCGCGTCGAAGTCACCCCACCTCCTCACGAACCGGGGCTCTTACCTCGGTGGCTGGCGGACCAAGGAGTTCGTCTCGTGATTGCGGGTGGCATGGGCCAAAGAGCGATCAGCCTTTTTCAGGAGCGAGGCATTGAAGTGTTGACGGGAGCTCCCGCCAAGGACCCTTACGCCTTGGTTCGGGACTACCTGAAAGGGACGCTGGTATGCGGGCCTAATGTTTGTGACCATTGA
- the hgcB gene encoding mercury methylation ferredoxin HgcB: MKRLVYLKNVVTLQWHPEKCVGCGFCTLVCPHGVFVKENGTVHLAFRDACMECGACARNCPADAIFVKTGVGCAQAVINSMIGRSGEGCCSLDAGCC; the protein is encoded by the coding sequence ATGAAGCGCCTCGTTTACCTTAAGAACGTGGTCACTCTTCAATGGCATCCGGAAAAATGCGTAGGATGCGGCTTTTGCACCCTCGTCTGTCCTCATGGGGTGTTTGTCAAGGAAAACGGCACGGTGCACCTTGCTTTTCGAGATGCTTGTATGGAATGCGGCGCATGTGCGCGAAACTGCCCAGCCGATGCCATCTTTGTTAAAACGGGTGTCGGATGTGCTCAGGCGGTGATCAACAGTATGATCGGGCGATCGGGCGAAGGCTGCTGCAGCTTGGATGCGGGTTGCTGCTGA